A region of Paenibacillus thiaminolyticus DNA encodes the following proteins:
- a CDS encoding methyl-accepting chemotaxis protein, producing the protein MITKLRNISAGKKLSLLVTTLILFVAISNIISISVLNSLTKNTEQIINERLVPSIILGSYSSLNQFIHTQILQDILETDYQKRIDIEKNVMDAIEKNRKNLAAYQETNLSPDEEVLINSMLSIYPKYLDAVTHALGLSRENKSKEAYDYIQTTGLAILNEMDDHVESVNNLNIKLAEQLRDVSSQQAVTTRSLLLGVTILLMLIGAGMGIAFTRIIVKPLKKVSEVMKKAEEGDFTQKIDYPFSDEIGQTSHAIDQMLNKVNGFTKQIAQTSQQIASFTEQLNESVSQTSAASEHIAQNVQEIAEGADHQVQLVDQAVGSLNQMVEDTDVLITTQVASVNEAVTNASDKSTEGNKAIEFAVNQMQSIHRVISHLELTIQGLHRRSNEIAQIMDLIKDIGEQTNLLALNAAIEAARAGERGRTYMVVAKEVRKLAEQSSHSADQIGNLINAIQDEASEAVQSMQRTKNEVISGVNAVGDAGQLFEGIKESVDEVAIHIGKVISSVNQMTIDAEAIQNTVQSVNHSAILSSSRSQNISAATQEQLASMEVISASTGELTQMAADLRSQLSRFKV; encoded by the coding sequence ATGATTACGAAACTGAGAAATATCTCGGCGGGAAAAAAGCTGTCACTATTGGTAACCACATTAATTCTATTCGTTGCCATTTCCAACATTATCAGTATCAGTGTCTTGAATTCGTTAACGAAAAACACGGAACAAATCATTAATGAGCGCTTAGTGCCTTCCATTATATTGGGCAGCTATTCTTCTTTAAATCAGTTTATACATACCCAAATTTTACAAGACATACTCGAGACTGATTATCAAAAAAGGATAGACATAGAAAAAAATGTGATGGATGCAATTGAAAAAAATAGAAAAAATCTTGCTGCTTATCAAGAAACGAACTTATCTCCTGACGAGGAAGTCCTCATTAACTCCATGCTCAGTATATATCCTAAATACTTGGATGCCGTTACACACGCCCTAGGACTGTCAAGAGAGAATAAGAGCAAAGAAGCTTATGATTATATCCAGACTACAGGACTCGCTATATTGAATGAAATGGATGATCATGTTGAATCTGTAAATAACTTGAATATTAAATTAGCCGAGCAATTACGTGATGTGAGCTCGCAACAAGCAGTCACCACGAGAAGTTTGCTTCTAGGCGTAACCATCCTGCTTATGCTAATTGGAGCCGGCATGGGGATCGCATTTACCAGGATCATTGTCAAGCCGCTCAAAAAAGTCAGCGAAGTCATGAAAAAGGCCGAAGAAGGGGATTTTACCCAGAAGATTGATTATCCTTTTTCAGATGAAATCGGCCAAACTTCACATGCCATTGATCAGATGCTCAATAAGGTGAACGGGTTTACCAAACAAATTGCACAAACATCACAACAGATAGCGTCATTTACCGAGCAGCTTAACGAAAGCGTATCGCAGACGAGTGCAGCAAGTGAACATATTGCACAAAATGTACAGGAAATAGCGGAAGGTGCGGACCACCAGGTGCAGCTGGTGGATCAGGCTGTAGGGAGTTTGAATCAGATGGTAGAAGATACGGATGTGTTAATCACGACTCAAGTTGCCTCCGTTAACGAAGCCGTAACGAACGCATCCGATAAATCAACGGAGGGAAATAAAGCTATTGAGTTTGCCGTAAACCAGATGCAATCGATTCATCGAGTGATATCTCACCTCGAACTTACCATTCAAGGTTTGCATCGGCGCTCTAACGAGATTGCTCAAATCATGGACTTGATTAAAGACATTGGAGAACAAACAAATCTCCTGGCATTAAACGCTGCCATTGAGGCTGCGCGAGCAGGGGAAAGAGGACGCACCTATATGGTTGTAGCTAAGGAAGTACGCAAGCTTGCTGAACAGTCTTCTCATTCAGCGGATCAAATCGGCAACTTAATTAACGCGATACAGGATGAAGCGTCCGAGGCGGTGCAATCCATGCAAAGGACAAAAAATGAGGTGATATCCGGGGTGAACGCCGTTGGCGATGCAGGACAGCTTTTCGAGGGAATCAAGGAATCGGTAGATGAAGTAGCCATCCATATTGGAAAGGTGATCTCTTCCGTAAATCAAATGACAATTGACGCCGAAGCAATACAAAATACGGTTCAATCTGTTAATCATTCAGCTATACTTTCTTCTTCCCGTTCGCAAAATATTTCTGCGGCGACACAGGAGCAACTCGCTTCGATGGAAGTAATCTCTGCATCCACCGGCGAACTGACTCAAATGGCTGCTGATCTTCGCTCTCAACTTTCCCGCTTTAAAGTATAA